One Candidatus Nitrotoga arctica genomic window, TCCATTATGAGTGAACTACAAATTAGCTTGCTCGGCATCGGCGTCGCCGTGGTGCTGATAATATATATTTATAATTGGTGGCAGCAACGCCAGTATCGACACAAGTTCGGTGCGGCGTTCAAGCATAGGCATGAAGATATATTGTATCGTCCAGCTGAAGTAATCCCGACAGATGAATTGCTGGTCGAGAAGATGGAACAGGCCGTACCCATTGATATATTGCCCAAAGAATCGCAGCCCGGCTACACGATAGATGCAGTGTGTGTATTGTTGGATGAGAAGACCGATTACATTGCAATGATTTCGCCTAAAAGCCCGGTGGGTGCAGATGCGCTAAAATTGTTATGGCAGCAACGCTTTGATTTTGGTAAAAACGTCCATGTGTGTGGCTTAAGTGCGGCGAGCGGCGAATGGGAGAAAGTGATTGCCGATAGTCCATTGGCCTACACTTCATTTAAATTGGCATTACAACTGGTTAATCGTTCCGGCGCAGTGAGTGAAGCTAGATTGATGGATTTTCGCGAGCTCGCACGAATGATTGCAGCACAATTGCATACCAGTGTGGTACTGCCGGATGTTGCAAAAACTGCCGCGCACGCGGTAGAGTTGGATACATTCTGCGCTGGCGTAGATCAAATGATCGGCCTTAATATTTTGCCTAGCGATAAACACATACTGTCTGGCAACGATATCGCGCGCGTGGCTGAGCAGTACGATTTACGTTTGCAAGCAGACGGTGCTTTCCATTTAGTTGATACGCACGGACATACTCTGTTCAGCCTGTGCAATGAAGACAACACACCATTTCAACACCATACTTTGGGCCAATTGCATGTAGATGGCCTGACTTTATTGCTGGACGTGCCGCGTGTGGAGCAGCCTTCTTTAGGTTTTGACCAAATGGTGATTTTGGCACGACAACTGGCTAGCGAACTGCGTGCAACCATAGTGGATGCGAACCATGTGGCATTAAGCGAAGATAGCATTACGCTAATCCGTGAGCGCATTGCTGCTGTTGAGGCTGAAATGCGAGCCAACCACATTATTGCTGGCAGCGCCCAAGCGCGCAGGCTGTTTTCCTAGATTTTTCTTTCAGATTAGGTTCCATTGATGAGTGAATCAGTGCCGCAGCGTATCGCGCATTTGCGTGGGGAAATTGAGCGACACAATTATCAATATCATACGTTGGACGCTCCACTGGTTACCGACGCGGAATTTGATGCAATGTTCCGTGAACTGCAAATTCTCGAGATCCAATATCCCTCACTCGCTACGCCGGACTCGCCTACCCAGCGAGTTGGTGCTGTGCCGCTACTCTCCTTTGCCAAAGTAGTACATCGCTCCCCAATGCTTTCGCTTAACAATGCCTTCAATGAAGACGAGGTACGGGCATTTGATGTTCGTACCCGCGAGACATTGGGCGTGGCCGAAGTAGAATATTCAGTAGAACCTAAATTTGATGGCCTGGCCGTTACGCTCACCTATCGTGATGGAATATTTGTGCAAGGCGCTACGCGCGGCGATGGCGAGGTTGGCGAAGATGTGACGCACAACCTACGCACCGTAAGGAATCTTCCATTGCGATTGGATTCAGGGCGATTAACCAAACCCATTCCGTTTATAGAGATACGCGGCGAGGTGTTAATGTTCAAGGTTGATTTTATCGCGCTGAATCGCCA contains:
- a CDS encoding cell division protein ZipA C-terminal FtsZ-binding domain-containing protein; translation: MSELQISLLGIGVAVVLIIYIYNWWQQRQYRHKFGAAFKHRHEDILYRPAEVIPTDELLVEKMEQAVPIDILPKESQPGYTIDAVCVLLDEKTDYIAMISPKSPVGADALKLLWQQRFDFGKNVHVCGLSAASGEWEKVIADSPLAYTSFKLALQLVNRSGAVSEARLMDFRELARMIAAQLHTSVVLPDVAKTAAHAVELDTFCAGVDQMIGLNILPSDKHILSGNDIARVAEQYDLRLQADGAFHLVDTHGHTLFSLCNEDNTPFQHHTLGQLHVDGLTLLLDVPRVEQPSLGFDQMVILARQLASELRATIVDANHVALSEDSITLIRERIAAVEAEMRANHIIAGSAQARRLFS